The Erigeron canadensis isolate Cc75 chromosome 4, C_canadensis_v1, whole genome shotgun sequence genome window below encodes:
- the LOC122597843 gene encoding uncharacterized protein LOC122597843 — protein MKDFPSCFGENGVQVADASCTSASSISSAAASISNNVSKARASQNMVTCVYQCKLLGKSRLIIINWSKSLVGHCFSVEIEDLSRKCLNRIDVKPSLFTKRRGLKSLQVDFVTLDVYWDLTNAKFGSSPEPVEGYYLGLGYKGEMILLLGDLRKEMLKKTKHLSNSLRILKREHVFGKKFYVTKAQFKDNGPVHDLRIECDTFGLDDPKLVVRMDSKIVMQVKNLVWKFRGNFTISVDGLPVEVYWDVHEWLFGSTTSSAFFMFQTCPGYGKSGAFADRSIVPWSYSQGSNFCLTLYAWRND, from the coding sequence ATGAAAGATTTCCCATCTTGTTTTGGTGAAAATGGAGTACAAGTTGCTGATGCATCATGTACAAGTGCTTCTTCAATATCAAGTGCAGCAGCATCTATATCTAACAATGTAAGTAAAGCTAGAGCTTCTCAAAATATGGTTACATGTGTTTACCAATGTAAGTTACTTGGTAAATCtagattaataattattaattggAGTAAAAGTTTAGTTGGACATTGTTTTAGTGTTGAGATTGAAGATTTGTCACGTAAATGTCTTAATAGAATTGATGTTAAGCCTTCTCTTTTTACAAAAAGAAGAGGTTTAAAGTCATTACAAGTTGATTTTGTTACACTTGATGTGTATTGGGATCTTACTAATGCGAAATTCGGGTCTAGCCCGGAGCCCGTTGAGGGATACTATTTGGGCCTTGGTTACAAAGGTGAAATGATTTTGTTACTTGGTGATTTAAGAAAGGAAATGTTGAAGAAAACTAAGCATTTGTCGAATTCTTTGAGGATATTGAAAAGGGAACATGTTTTTGGGAAGAAGTTTTATGTTACTAAAGCCCAGTTTAAAGATAATGGGCCGGTTCATGATTTAAGGATCGAATGTGATACATTCGGGCTAGATGACCCAAAACTTGTGGTTCGGATGGATAGTAAGATAGTTATGCAAGTTAAGAATTTGGTATGGAAGTTTAGAGGGAATTTCACCATTTCAGTTGATGGGCTTCCTGTGGAAGTATATTGGGACGTGCACGAGTGGTTGTTTGGATCAACGACGTCAAGCGCGTTCTTCATGTTTCAAACGTGTCCGGGGTATGGAAAGAGTGGTGCATTCGCTGATCGGTCTATAGTTCCATGGTCTTATTCGCAGGGTTCTAATTTTTGTTTGACACTTTATGCTTGGAGGAATGACTAG
- the LOC122596860 gene encoding uncharacterized protein LOC122596860, with amino-acid sequence MDFAIACWNIRGMNTEFKQNEAMRFVKEETLQVIIGDFNVTININEHSVGGSNVTIDMIEFREARNKLEVDDIGSSGMFFTWTKSLKSKQCSTLKKLDRIMVNDELISSYPQAHGRFLPYLISDHSPAVLIFKEEVDRKGRSFRFSNFITEKEGYLELIQNEWEGKGKGFHMYRLVQNLKKLKKALKRLSWKNGNVFEKVSMLKEKLRKDQEACDKNPHNEMLKREVVTTLKEYMVAANDEIKLLHQKVKVQWLKEGDRNTAYFHSILKARRNKSKVEVICDDMGNKYEGEEVADQFFKHFEKFLEKVVSVEPLMEGIFKNVLSNEEANAMVRNVTDEEIKEALFDIDSNKAAGPNGFTSGFFKKAWNVIGKDVCDGIKEIFLNGKLLGDLNATLIALIPKIATPNRVSDFRPIACCNIDIRKAYDTVSWSFLGEILNNIGFHEKMVQWIMTCVTTTKFSICLNGEMHGYFKGGRGLRQGNPLSPYLFTLVMEVFNLIMCKNIEDSKDYKYYFGCKELNLSHICFVDDLLVLCKGDLGSVKVVKKPLEEFSSVSGLVPNLGKSTIFFGSIAERERQDLLQILPFKCGKLPVRYLGVPLLAEKLGVADWRMLVEKLYWASVYMLPLTVIKEIEKCFKSFLWNSEDNESLWARWVNVVKLKHNNIWTVKIDKQDSWGWKTMLDIRDMIRGHVRYVIGNGRKISIWYDKWYEDGPLYEKITRRDVYNARLGDDFKIADMFRGGNWMWPVDWMDKFHFLRNIRIPNLQEEKNDGVMWVNNKAELVDLNVSNLQELVNVIAKNRVQNNIVVAVNKLLLAATVYFIWQERNRRVFNKEERSEVLVCRLINETIKYKLMSLSVKKSWTVDLVAKRWNLTWSNNVLVADSAQD; translated from the exons ATGGATTTTGCAATTGCTTGCTGGAATATAAGAGGAATGAATACTGAATTTAAGCAGAATGAAGCTATGAGATTTGTTAAAGAGGAAACATTACAG GTGATTATTGGTGATTTTAATGTTACTATTAACATCAATGAGCATTCTGTTGGGGGATCTAATGTCACCATTGATATGATTGAATTTAGAGAGGCCAGAAATAAATTAGAAGTTGATGATATTGGGAGCAGTGGAATGTTTTTTACTTGGACAAAATCTTTAAAGAGCAAACAATGTAGCACTTTAAAGAAATTAGATAGGATTATGGTGAATGATGAGTTGATTAGCAGCTATCCTCAAGCACATGGGAGGTTTTTGCCTTATCTCATATCTGATCATAGCCCTgctgtattaatttttaaagagGAAGTAGACAGAAAGGGGAGATCATTTAGGTTCTCAAATTTCATTACTGAAAAGGAAGGTTATTTGGAGTTGATTCAGAATGAATGGGAAGGAAAAGGGAAAGGATTTCATATGTATAGACTGGTGCAGAATCTTAAGAAGCTTAAAAAGGCTTTAAAAAGATTGAGTTGGAAGAATGGAAATGTATTTGAGAAAGTATCTATGTTAAAGGAAAAATTAAGGAAAGATCAGGAAGCATGTGATAAAAATCCTCATAATGAGATGCTCAAAAGAGAAGTTGTTACTACTCTTAAAGAATATATGGTGGCTGCTAATGATGAGATTAAACTCCTGCATCAAAAAGTGAAAGTTCAATGGTTAAAAGAGGGGGACAGAAATACTGCTTATTTTCATAGTATTTTGAAAGCAAGAAGAAATAAGAGCAAAGTGGAGGTTATTTGTGATGATATGGGGAATAAATATGAAGGAGAAGAGGTGGCTGATCAATTTTTTAAGCATTTTGAAAAGTTTCTTGAGAAAGTAGTTAGTGTTGAACCATTAATGGAAGGTATTTTTAAGAATGTGCTCAGTAATGAGGAAGCTAATGCAATGGTGAGAAATGTGACTGATGAGGAAATTAAAGAGGCACTGTTTGATATTGATAGTAATAAAGCTGCAGGACCTAATGGATTCACTTCTGGTTTCTTTAAAAAAGCTTGGAATGTGATTGGTAAGGATGTTTGTGATGGTATAAAGGAAATTTTCCTAAATGGTAAGTTGTTGGGTGATTTGAATGCTACTCTTATAGCTTTAATTCCTAAAATTGCCACACCAAATAGAGTGTCAGATTTTAGGCCCATTGCTTGTTGTAAT ATTGACATACGGAAGGCTTATGATACTGTTAGTTGGAGTTTTTTGGgagaaattttaaataatattggCTTCCATGAGAAGATGGTGCAGTGGATCATGACTTGTGTAACAACTACCAAGTTTTCTATTTGTCTCAATGGAGAAATGCATGGGTATTTTAAAGGAGGTAGAGGTTTGAGACAAGGTAACCCACTTTCTCCATACTTATTTACTCTAGTTATGGAAGTGTTCAATTTGATTATGTGCAAGAATATTGAGGATTCAAAAGACTACAAATATTATTTTGGTTGCAAGGAGTTAAATCTGTCCCACATATGCTTTGTTGATGACTTGCTAGTTTTGTGCAAAGGTGATCTAGGATCTGTTAAAGTTGTGAAAAAGCCTTTGGAGGAATTTTCAAGTGTGTCAGGATTAGTTCCTAATCTTGGAAAAAGCACTATTTTCTTTGGAAGTATTGCAGAAAGGGAAAGACAAGATTTACTGCAAATTCTACCATTTAAGTGTGGGAAATTACCTGTTAGATACCTAGGAGTTCCTTTACTTGCCGAAAAATTGGGAGTTGCAGACTGGAGGATGTTAGTTGAGAAA TTATATTGGGCATCTGTTTACATGTTACCTCTCACTGTgatcaaagaaattgaaaaatgctTCAAAAGTTTTTTATGGAACTCTG AAGACAATGAATCATTGTGGGCCAGGTGGGTTAATGTGGTGAAATTAAAACACAACAACATTTGGACTGTCAAAATTGATAAGCAGGACAGTTGGGGTTGGAAGACAATGTTGGATATTAGAGATATGATTAGAGGTCATGTGAGATATGTGATTGGAAATGGGAGGAAAATATCTATTTGGTATGATAAGTGGTATGAGGATGGACCTCTGTATGAGAAAATTACAAGAAGAGATGTATATAACGCCAGATTGGGGGATGATTTTAAAATTGCTGATATGTTTAGGGGAGGAAATTGGATGTGGCCTGTAGACTGGATGGATAAATTTCATTTTCTGAGAAATATTAGAATTCCAAATTTGCAGGAGGAGAAGAATGATGGTGTTATGTGGGTGAATAATAAAGCTGAATTAGTGGATTTA AATGTTTCTAATCTGCAGGAGTTGGTGAATGTAATTGCTAAGAATAGAGTACAGAATAATATTGTGGTGGCGGTGAATAAATTGTTGTTGGCTGCAACTGTGTACTTTATATGGCAAGAGAGGAATCGAAGGGTGTttaataaagaagaaagaagtgAGGTGTTGGTATGCAGATTAATAAATGAGACAATCAAGTATAAGCTTATGTCTCTTAGTGTCAAGAAGTCCTGGACAGTAGACTTAGTGGCTAAAAGATGGAATTTAACTTGGAGTAATAATGTTTTGGTAGCTGATTCTGCACAAGATTGA